The window GGGCCGAGTTGAGCGAACAGCCGCGCCACGCATGCTCGTGTGATCACTTGCAGACAGGATGGGCTACATGTCAAACACCTCAGCCGAACAGCAGGACGCCACCGCACAGTCGGCATGGCTGTCGAAGTCGGCGTCGGAGACGCGTGGATCGGACAAGAAGGAAGTCCAGTTCCACTACGACATCTCGAACGACTTCTTCAAGCTGTGGCAGGACCCGTCGCAGACCTACAGCTGCGCGTACTTCGAGAAGGACGACTACACGCTCGAGCAGGCGCAGCTCGCGAAGGTCGACCTGTCACTGGGCAAGCTCGGCCTGCAGCCGGGCATGACGCTGCTCGACATCGGCTGCGGCTGGGGTTCGACCATCCAGCGCGCCGTGGAGAAGTACGACGTCAACGTCATCGGCCTGACGCTCTCGGAGAACCAGAAGCAGCACATCGAGCAGAACCGGTTCCCGAACATCGACACCAACCGCAGCATGGAAGTCCGGCTGCAGCCGTGGGAGGAGTTCGACGGGAAGGTCGACCGGATCGTGTCGATCGGCGCCTTCGAGCACTTCGGGTTCAACAAGTACGAGGACTACTTCAAGAAGACGTTCAGCTGGCTGCCCGACGACGGCGTGCAGATGCTGCACACGATCATCATCCCCAGCGATGAGGAGATCAAAGCCAAGAAGCTGCCGCTGACCATGTCGAAGGTGCGCTTCATCAAGTTCATCATGGACGAGATCTATCCCGGCGGCCGTCTGCCGCTGGCCGCCCAGGTCACCGACGCCGCGAAGGGTGCGGGCTACACGGTGACCCGCGAGCAGCACCTGCAGCCGCACTACGTCAAGACCCTCGACACCTGGGCCGCGAACCTCAAGGACAAGAAGGACGAGGCCGTCGCGATCACCTCCGAGGAGATCTACGAGCGCTTCTACAAGTATCTGACCGGTTGCGCCGACCTCTTCCGCGACGGCTACACCGACGTCGTGCAGTTCACCTTGGAAAAGCAGTGATGGATCGCGGTGTAGTAATTTGAGCACACGCGTTACCTGATTCGGCGACACAACGCCTGAACGGAATGGAGGTCGGTCGGGGATGACCGGGAGAACGGCGGAGCCGCCCACGGGGCACGACACGACACCGCCAACGGCGGACGATATGAAGCCCCATTTCGAGGAAGTGCAGGCCCACTACGACCTCTCCGACGTCTTCTTCGGACTGTTCCAGGACCCGTCCCGGACGTACAGCTGCGCGTACTACGAGCGCGACGACATGACGCTGGCCGAGGCGCAGATCGCCAAGATCGACCTCGCGCTCGGCAAGCTCAATCTCGAACCCGGGATGACGTTGCTCGACATCGGCTGCGGCTGGGGGTCGGTGCTGCAGCGCGCGGTCGAGAAGTACGACGTCAACGTCGTCGGCCTGACGCTGAGCCGCAACCAGTGCAAGTTCGCCCAGGAGCTGCTCGACGGTCTCGACACCGAGCGGTCCCGACGAATCCTGCTGCGCGGCTGGGAGCAGTTCGACGAACCCGTCGACCGCATCATCAGCATCGAGGCCATCGAGGCGTTCCCGCAGGAGCGCTACGCGCCGTTCTTCAAGATGTGCAGCAGCGTGCTGCCCGAAGGCGGCCGGTTCGTGCTGCAGGCGATCCTCGGTCACCCGCTGAAGAAGTGGCCCGAGCTGGGCATTCCGATCGTGATGTCCGATCTGAAGTTCATGCGCTTCATCGCCAAGGAGATCTTCCCGGGTGGCTCGGTGCCCGGAGAGGAGAACATCGTCGAGCTGTCCGCCGAGGCGGGGTTCACCCTCGAGCAGACGCAGTTCCTGAACAAGGACTACGCGCGGACGCTGGACACGTGGGCCGAGGCGCTCGAAGCCCACCATGACGAGGCCGTGGCGGCCACCTCCGAAGAGGTCTACCAGCGGTACATGAAGTACCTGACCGGCTGCAGCGACTTCTTCACCCGCGGCATCAGCGAGCTCGGGCAGTTCACCCTCGTCAAGGCCTGAGCCGCGGCGCGCCGGGCTGCGCCTAAGCGCGGCCGAACACCAGCGACACGTTGTGGCCGCCGAAGCCGAACGAGTTGTTGATCGCGTACTCGTAGCGACCGCGCCGAGGCTCACCGGCGACGACGTCGAGGTCGATCTCCGGGTCGAGATTACGCAGGTTGCGGGTCGGTGGGATGACGCCGTCACGCAGCGCGAACAGGGTCAGGATGGACTCCACCGCGCCGACCGCGCCGACGGAGTGGCCCAGCGCGCCCTTCGGTGCGTACACCGCGGGCTTGTGGCCGCCGAGCGCTTTGTTGATCGCGATCCCCTCGGCGACGTCGCCGACGGTCGTGCCCGTGGCGTGGGCGTTGACGTGGTCGATGTCGGCCGACGCGAGACCGGCCAGCTCGACGGCGTGCGACATCGCGTACCCGGCGCGTTCGCCGTTGGGGTCCGGGGCAACCATGTGGAAGCCGTCCGAGGTGATGCTGGCCCCCATCAGCCGGCCGAGGATCTTCGCACCCCGGGCCTTCGCGTGCGCCTCGGTCTCGATCACCAGCAGAGCGCCGCCCTCGCCGAACACGAACCCGTCGCGGTCCCTGTCGAACGGGCGGCAGGCCCCTTCGGGATCGTCGTTGTTGGTCGACATCACGATGCGCATCTGCGCGAATCCCGCGATCGGCACCGCTTCGATCCGGGCCTCGACGCCGCCGCAGATCGCGATGTCGGCCTCGCCGAAGATGATCTGCCGCCACGCCTGCGCGACACCCTCGGACCCCGACGCACACGCCGACACCGGGGCGAGCACCCCGGCCCGGGCATGGCGCTCAAGCGCGACAGCCGACGACGGCCCGCTCGGTGCGTACTGCTGCACGGCGGTCGGGTTGACCTCGTCGAAACGGGCCCCCCGAAGATTCTCGTAGGCGAACAGCAGTTCCTCGATACCGCCCATGCCGGTGCCGATGGACACGGCCAGCCGGTTCGGGTCCACGTCGGGTGATCCGGCGTGCTCCCACACGCGGCGCCCCAGCACGACGGCCATGCGCTGCACGTAGGACAGGTTGTAGTTCTCTTCGGCGCTCAGCTGCTCGTCGAACGTCTCCAGCAGGTGCCCACCGATGCGTACCGGCAGGTCGAATTCCTCGATGAACGAGTCCTGCAGGACACGAATACCGCTGCGACCCTCCAACAACGCCTGCCATGTCGACTCGGCGTCGGTCCCCAGCGCCGTCGTCATGGCGACGCCCGTCACCACTACGTCAGGAAACTTACCCATGGTCCCCCTCGCAGACTCCGAGTATCGACCACCATTTTTACCCGTGCGCTCTCCATCTATTCCACGGATAGCAGGTGCTGCTATGGGTATCAACATTGCTGTGAGCGACAGAAATTTCAAGAAGGGCGACAAGGTGACGTGGCAGAGCCACGGCAACCCCGTCGAAGGCACCGTCGAGAAGAAGATCACCGCCGACACCGAGGCGGGCGGGCGCACGGTCCGGGCGTCCGAGGAGGAGCCGCAGTATCTGGTGCGCAGCGACAAGACGGGAAAGGACGCCGTCCACAAGCCCGACGCGCTGCGCTCCCCGTGACTTCGGTGTAGTTGGTCAACGTCAGATTGACCAACTACACCGAAATCCCTGCTAGGCGGGGGCGTACCCCAGCGCGGCCTTGACCTCGAGGAACTCGTCGAACGCGAACGGCCCCCACTCGCGGCCGTTGCCGCTGCGCTTGTAGCCGCCGAACGGCGCCGCCATGTCGAAGCCGTGGTTGATCGCGACCGATCCGGCCCGGATGCGGCGGGCCACCGCACGGGCCTGCTCCAGGTCAGAGCCCGAGACGTAGCCCGCCAGACCGTATTCGGTGTCGTTGCCGATCGCGACGGCCTGGTCGAGGTCGTCGTAGCCGAGGATGCACAGCACGGGACCGAAGATCTCCTCGCGCGCGATCGTCATGTCGTTGGTGACGTTGGCGAACACGGTCGGCTTGACGTAGTAGCCCTTGTCGACGCCGTCCGGACGGCCGGTGCCGCCGACGACCAGGGTGGCGCCTTCGTCGATGCCCTTCTGGATCAGCCCCTGGATCTTCTCGAACTGTGCCCGCGACGCGACCGGACCGATGGCGGACTGGTCGCCCGGGTCGCCGACCTTGACCGCGCCCGCGGTCTCACGGGCGACCGCGATCGCCTCATCCATCCGCGAGTTCGGCACCAGCATGCGCGACGGCGCGTTACAGCTCTGCCCGCTGTTGACCATCATCACCGACGTGCCGGCGGCGACGCTCTTGGCGAAGTCGTCGTCGTCGAGCACGATGTTCGGGCTCTTGCCGCCGAGT is drawn from Mycolicibacterium gilvum and contains these coding sequences:
- a CDS encoding DUF2945 domain-containing protein, with translation MSDRNFKKGDKVTWQSHGNPVEGTVEKKITADTEAGGRTVRASEEEPQYLVRSDKTGKDAVHKPDALRSP
- a CDS encoding KasA/KasB family beta-ketoacyl-ACP synthase; its protein translation is MGKFPDVVVTGVAMTTALGTDAESTWQALLEGRSGIRVLQDSFIEEFDLPVRIGGHLLETFDEQLSAEENYNLSYVQRMAVVLGRRVWEHAGSPDVDPNRLAVSIGTGMGGIEELLFAYENLRGARFDEVNPTAVQQYAPSGPSSAVALERHARAGVLAPVSACASGSEGVAQAWRQIIFGEADIAICGGVEARIEAVPIAGFAQMRIVMSTNNDDPEGACRPFDRDRDGFVFGEGGALLVIETEAHAKARGAKILGRLMGASITSDGFHMVAPDPNGERAGYAMSHAVELAGLASADIDHVNAHATGTTVGDVAEGIAINKALGGHKPAVYAPKGALGHSVGAVGAVESILTLFALRDGVIPPTRNLRNLDPEIDLDVVAGEPRRGRYEYAINNSFGFGGHNVSLVFGRA
- a CDS encoding cyclopropane mycolic acid synthase family methyltransferase, which translates into the protein MSNTSAEQQDATAQSAWLSKSASETRGSDKKEVQFHYDISNDFFKLWQDPSQTYSCAYFEKDDYTLEQAQLAKVDLSLGKLGLQPGMTLLDIGCGWGSTIQRAVEKYDVNVIGLTLSENQKQHIEQNRFPNIDTNRSMEVRLQPWEEFDGKVDRIVSIGAFEHFGFNKYEDYFKKTFSWLPDDGVQMLHTIIIPSDEEIKAKKLPLTMSKVRFIKFIMDEIYPGGRLPLAAQVTDAAKGAGYTVTREQHLQPHYVKTLDTWAANLKDKKDEAVAITSEEIYERFYKYLTGCADLFRDGYTDVVQFTLEKQ
- a CDS encoding cyclopropane mycolic acid synthase family methyltransferase, producing MTGRTAEPPTGHDTTPPTADDMKPHFEEVQAHYDLSDVFFGLFQDPSRTYSCAYYERDDMTLAEAQIAKIDLALGKLNLEPGMTLLDIGCGWGSVLQRAVEKYDVNVVGLTLSRNQCKFAQELLDGLDTERSRRILLRGWEQFDEPVDRIISIEAIEAFPQERYAPFFKMCSSVLPEGGRFVLQAILGHPLKKWPELGIPIVMSDLKFMRFIAKEIFPGGSVPGEENIVELSAEAGFTLEQTQFLNKDYARTLDTWAEALEAHHDEAVAATSEEVYQRYMKYLTGCSDFFTRGISELGQFTLVKA